The following proteins come from a genomic window of Clupea harengus chromosome 22, Ch_v2.0.2, whole genome shotgun sequence:
- the LOC105899134 gene encoding transcription factor HES-1-B-like, whose amino-acid sequence MPADNMEKSSGSPVAATPANLITTPDKPKTATEHRKSSKPIMEKRRRARINESLCQLKTLILNALKKDTSRHSKLEKADILEMTVKHLKNLQQLQMTGALNTDPSVIGKYRAGFSECMNEVTRFLSTCEGVNTDIRTRLLSHLASCIAHINVMNCPTQHPVPSCTPHPALSQAVLQVACASPQLNGLVCKNGTSVSIQPEVAKVYSGFQIVPATDGKFAFLIPSSAFGGPVIPLNGLSTGGGSMLHASPLAQLAPGDSVWRPW is encoded by the exons ATGCCAGCGGATAACATGGAGAAATCATCTGGTTCTCCAGTTGCTGCCACGCCGGCAAATTTGATAACGACACCTGATAAACCCAAGACCGCCACGGAGCACAGAAAG TCATCTAAACCAATAATGGAGAAGAGAAGACGAGCACGCATCAACGAAAGCCTGTGCCAGTTGAAGACCCTTATTTTGAATGCACTTAAAAAAGAT ACCTCAAGACATTCGAAACTTGAGAAAGCTGATATTCTGGAAATGACAGTGAAGCACCTAAAAAatcttcagcaacttcaaaTGACCG GTGCTTTAAACACGGATCCATCAGTAATTGGCAAGTATCGGGCAGGTTTCAGCGAGTGCATGAATGAAGTCACGCGTTTTCTGTCCACGTGTGAAGGGGTGAACACCGACATAAGGACACGACTCCTCAGTCACTTGGCAAGTTGCATCGCGCACATCAACGTGATGAACTGCCCTACACAGCACCCGGTTCCCTCTTGCACTCCTCATCCTGCTTTAAGTCAAGCAGTCCTGCAAGTCGCATGTGCTTCCCCGCAGTTAAATGGTTTGGTTTGCAAAAACGGTACGTCGGTAAGCATCCAACCAGAGGTAGCTAAGGTTTACAGCGGATTCCAGATTGTACCTGCAACGGATGGGAAATTTGCCTTTTTGATTCCAAGCTCGGCGTTCGGTGGACCGGTTATTCCGCTGAACGGGCTGAGCACTGGCGGTGGCAGCATGCTGCATGCCTCTCCTCTTGCGCAGCTGGCCCCGGGGGACTCTGTGTGGAGACCTTGGTAG